The Alicyclobacillus vulcanalis region CACCCTCGCGACGGAGGACGCCAATTTCTACCGAGATCACGCCATCAGCGTGCGGTCGACGCTGCGCGCGATCGCCGTGAACGTGCGCCACGGCGAGATCGTGCAGGGGGGCTCGACCATCACGCAGCAGCTCGCCAAAAACCTATATCTCACGCAGGACCGCACCTTCGGCCGCAAGGTGCGCGAGGCCTTGCTCGCCCTGCAACTCGAGCTGCACGAGCCGAAGAACTGGATCCTGGACCGGTATCTCAACGTCGTCTACTACGGACACGGCGCGTACGGGGCTCCTGCGGCGAGCCAGCTCTACTTCGGCAAACCCGTTCAATCGCTCGATCTCGCCGAGTCCGCAATGCTCGCGGGACTGCCGAAGGGCCCGACGCTCTACTCTCCACTCGACCATCCAGAACGCGCCAAGGCGCGCCAAAAAGCGGTGCTCGAGCGCATGGTCGCGACGGGTTACATCACGAAGGCCCAGGCGGACGCCGCGATGGCTGAACCGCTCCACATCGCGCGCCACCAGCCGCCGACGCTCAGCGCCCCTTACTTCAGCGAAATGGCGTTCAACGAAGCCAAGCGCATGGCCCGCCTCACCGATAACGATCTCGACGCCGGCTACGTCCGCATCCACACCACGCTCGACCCGCTTCTGCAAAAGGCGGCCGAGCGGGCCATTCAGTCGACCCTGCCGCCCTCAAGCGGCATCCAGGCCGCGCTCGTGGCGTTGGACCCAGAGACGGGTGCGATTCGCGCTCTCGTCGGCGGGCGGGACTATCGCGAGAGCCCGTTCAACCGGGCGCTCGGCAAAAGGCAGCCGGGATCGACCTTCAAGGCGTTTGTGTACGGCGCCGCGCTCGAGCACGGCTGGACGCCCGCGCGGGAGGTCGACTCCAAGCTGACGACGTTCATCTACGGGCCGTCGCCCGCGGACGAGTACATCGTGCACGACTACGGCGACATCTACGCGGGCCGGCCGCTCACGCTGCGCGAGGCCATTGCGCGATCGGACAACGTGTACGCGGTGCAGACGGAACTCGCGATTGGAACGCAAAACGTGGTGTCCTTTGCAAGGCGGCTCGGCATCGACGAGGACATGAAGCCATACCCATCGCTCGCCCTCGGGGTATTCCCGGTCACGCCGGTGGAATTGGCCGCCGCGTATGCCACCTTTGCCAACGGAGGGTACAAGGTGACGCCGCACGCGGTCGAGTCGGTCGACACGCCCTACGGGCGCACGGTTCACCCGCTCGATAAAACGCGCGTCATATCGCCGGAGCTGGCGTTTCAAATGACGGATTTGATGCAGAGCGTGCTCGCGCCAGGAGGGACGGGCTACGGAGCGCTGCCGTACCTGCACGGACCGGCCGCGGCCAAGACGGGCACCACCGACACGGACGCATGGATGGTCGGCTACACGCCAAGACTCGTCGTGGCGGTCTGGGTGGGATACGATTCCGGTCGGCCGCTCACCGTACAGGAGTCGCACCTGGCGGCGCCCATCTGGGGCAAGTTGATGGGCACGGCGCAGGCACATCTGCCCGGCGACTGGTACAAGCCGCCGTCGGATCTCGAGGCCGTCCGCATCGACCCGCTGTCCGGCGCGCTGGCCACGCCGCGGTGCGGCGCCGTAGAGACGGACTACTTCCTGCCCGGAACGGCACCCACGGCAACGTGTCCGCTGCACCGGGCTCCGGTCGTACCCGAACCCGCGCCGAGCCGGCTTTGGAACTGGCTCAAGCGGCTCTTCTGAGAAACGGCGATTCAAAAGCTCGCCCGGCGCGGCAGCGGCTTTCCCAAGCAGCCGGGCGACTCGCGGAACGCTCACGCGACTTCCCGCGCCTCGCGCCCAGTCGATCCACAACGTCACGCCCGCTCCGCGAGCCCGCCGCCGGCGCCGGCGGATCGTTCCCTGTGGCGGTCGCGCCGCGCGGTGGCGCGGAATCTTGCGACAAGTCGCGCGCGGCCTGTGTTACAATGGCGGAGAGTAATCCATGGGGGCGTGAACGAGTGGAAGAGCGTTTGTCGAAGCGAGTCAGAACCATCCGGCCGTCGGCGACCATGAGCGTCGACAGCAAGACCAAGCAACTCATCGCGAAGGGCCAGCCGGTCATCAACATGAGCGTCGGCGAGCCCGACTTTCACACGCCGGTGCCGGCGGCATTTGCGGGGATTCGAGCCATCACCAATGGGCAGACCCGCTACACAGAGGCCTCCGGCATGCTTTCCCTGCGCAAGGCCATCGCGAACAAGCTCCAGGCCGAAAACGGCCTGCATTACGCGCCGGAGCAGATCGTGGTGTCGAACGGCGCCAAGCATACGTTGTACAACATTTTCATCACCATCCTGGACGAAGGGGACGAGGTCATTCTCCCCGCGCCGTACTGGACCTCGTATCCCGAACAGATTCGCGTGGCCGGCGGAAAGCCCGTCGTGATCGAATGCGGGCCCGAGACGGGTTTCAAGCTCACGCCCGATAAGCTGGCGGCAGCCATCACACCTCGGACCAAAGCGGTGCTTCTCAACAGCCCCTGCAACCCGACGGGGTCGGTGTACCACGAGGAAGAGCTGAAGGCCATCGGAGATGTCCTGCGCCAGCACGACATCTACGTGGTGCTCGACGAGATCTACGAGCGCCTGGTCTACGGGGTCCCGCACGTGAGCCTCGTGGCCGTGTGCCCGGATCTGTACGACCGGGCGCTGGTCGTGAACGGCTTTTCCAAGGCGTTTGCGATGACGGGCTGGCGGCTCGGCTATGTGGCGGCGCCGCTCGATCTCGCCAAGGCGATGTCGAGCTTTCAGAGCCACTCGACGGGCAGCCCGGCGACCATGTCGCAAATCGCGGGCGAGACGGCGCTCGCGCACTTTGATCCGGGCGTGATCGACGTCTTCAGGCGCCGCCGAGATGCGCTCGTGGCAGGCCTGAACAGCCTGGACGGGGTGCGCTGCTTGATGCCCGAGGGCGCGTTCTACGCGTTCCCGGACATTCGCGGCGTGTTGGGCCAGCGATACGAAGGACAGACCATCGAGTCAAGCGCGGACTACTGCGAACTGCTGCTGGAACACGCGCTTGTGGCGAGCGTCCCGGGCGAGGCGTTCGGCGCGCCGGGCTACGTCCGCTTCTCGTACGCTGTGGCGGACGAGGATGTCGTAGAAGCGGTGAACCGCATGCGCGAGTTCCACGCGAAGCTCACCCGCTGAACGCGAAGCGCAACGCAATCATGGAACGAGGCGCAACCAGGGCCCCGCACCGCGCGGGGCCCTCGGGTTTGCATGCCGGCACACGTCACTGGGGTTCGCTCGAGGCGCCTGGGTGCGCCGGGTGAATTTCTCCGTGCGCGTCGAGCAGCTGGTGATCTTGTTGCACCTCGATGAGTCCCGCGTTGTGCAGCTCCTGCAGCACCTCGAACAGGCTGTCGCGCTTGTCCTCCGGCAGAGACCTGACGAACTTGTTGATATCCTGTGCGGGAGCCAGCTGCACAAAGTGAACGCCTCCGTACTTGGCGTACAAATCGCGCCGGTATGTCATCCGCTTCCCTCCCTGTTCAGCAACAAGCGTATTGTCCGTCAAACCAGGCGCGCCTATGCCACATGGGCGCATGCCTCGCACGGTGCCGGGGCGCGTGTCATACGCTTTAGGAGCAGGCTGGGGAAGCGAGGTGGACCTACATGAATGCCAAGCCCCAGAAGTCCAGGCACATCCCCGGCGTCGCGCTCGCGAAGGCACAGGTCACGCGGCCCGCGAACGGCCGGGGATCGAGGCGGCCCCATTCGCGATCCGGCGGAAGGAGCGGCGCATCCGCCCAGGCCAAATCCGGCGCGAAGCCGCCTGCAACGTCACAGCTCCTGACGCCCAAGAATATGCAGGATACGCTGAAAACGGTCGGCAACCTGCGGGGCATGGTCAAGAACTGGCTGAACTATCTGCAACAGGCCGACAAGATGCTCGATACGTTCTATATCACCACCGGCGCGCTCAAGGAGAGCGGCGTCCTCGACAAGCTTCTGAAGTTCAAAGGGCGAAATCTGACGACCGAGGACTTCACCAATATTCTCGCTGCGCTTCTGTCATCGCCGCTCGCGGAAGGCTTCCTCAAGGGCTCGGGCGGCAACGGGAACGAGAACAGCGCGGCGCAGGAACCGGCCGGAGCGGCCCAAAGCGCGCCCGCCGCACCGAGCCCGCCAAACACCATGGCGCCGCAGCCACCGCAGGTGCAGCACGCGCCCCAGGCGCAGCAGGCGCCGGGGCCCGCCTACGGACCGCAGCCCTACGCACCCTACGCCCCAGCGCAGCCCTATGCCGCGCCGCCGATGTACGGAGCGCCGCCGTATCCGTACGCGTACGGGCCCCCGCCTTCCCCCGTGCCACCGCCGACGAGGCCTGCCGCCGGAACGGACGGCGGTCGCGCGCAGAACTGAACCGGGTGATGAGCCGCATACTGAGCCGCCTGGACACGGGTCCCGGCGGCTTTCTTCGCGCATGCGCCCGCACGCTCATTCCGGCCATGCGCCACAGACGCGCGCGAGATCTGGGCACAGAGCCCGCATGGCCGCCGCTCTCATCCCCGCACTGCGCTCATCCCCGCACTGCACTCATCTCCGCACCACCTGCGCAAAAAAGGCTGATCCCTCGCCGCGCGGGCGGGGTCAGCCCTGCTCACCTCAAGCTTGACTTTCAGTCCTTCGTCTGCTTCGGAACAAACTTCTTGATCTCTTTCAGCGTCTTATCGTCGACCGGCGGGCCATACTTCTTGACGATCTCGTCGACGTTCGTCGTCGGCCCATTCTTCGTCGCATCCGTGTACGCCTTCACGAACTGCTTGAACCGGCTCTCCGGAACCGGCAGGCCGAGTTTGTTCGCGAAGTTCTTGGCGAGCGACTCCACCTGACTCGGATCCCGCCAGGCCTCTTGCGGAACGTTTTTGACGTCTTCCAGAATTTCAAAAATGGCCTTGCGCTTGCCGGCCAGGTTTTGCTTCAACACATCGAGCGATCCCGCCTGCGGCGCAGGCGCAGCCACCGAAATCGGTGGCTGATCCGTTGTGGCCTGCTGCTGCCGCTTGGCCTTCGGCTGTGGCTTGCGCCCCTTCTTTCCGGATGAAGCCGCCATGGTCCAACCTCCCTCTCGCATCGCCCCTGTCGGAGCCTCTCCTCAGGGTATGCGAAAGGAAGGGCGGACGCTTCGGCGCATGCCGCCCAAAATGGCGCACGCCATCGCGTCGTCGCCCGACGCTTCATCATCGTACGGCCCTTACGATTGCCTGATCTCCGGGCTTCGCAGGCGAATATCGATGGCCGCCGCGAGCACCGCGGCCAAGACCATCAGTGCGCCGCCGATAACCCCCCACCACTCGCGGTGCGAGGCAAAAATGACGAGCGCGAAGCCTGTCAACAGCATGAGGCCAAGCCCCACAAACGCCACGACAAACATGTGAAGGACTTTTCGAACCACCTTCACGACCGTTCCCTCCGCGTGCTTGGTGACAGCATCATACCAAGCCCTGACCCAAACGAAAACACCTTACCCGCCGATGCGCGACATTTCCACCTTGGGCTTCGCCTTCGTGTTCTCGCTCCGAATCTCCGAGTACCGATCGCGCCGGCGTCGCCACACGTCCGCGACAAAGGCCGCGATGTCCTCCTCTGAGGCGCCGCGATCGAACAGAGGCCGAAGCGAAACGCCATGCGCGCCAAACAGACAGGTGTACAGCTCGCCCGCGGCCGTCACGCGCAGCCTCGTACAAAACCGGCAGAACGGCCGGGAAACCGAGTGGATGACCCCGATCTCCCCGCTTCCGTCGATATACCTGTACCGCGTCGCCACCTCGCCCTCTCGGCGCGGCGGCAGCGCCTCCAGCGGAAACCGTTCGCCGATCAGGCGGAGAATTTCGTCCGCCGTCACGACGTCCTCCATCCGCCATCCGTTGGTCGTCCCGACATCCATATATTCGATGAAGCGCACGATGACGCCCGTGCCCCGGAACCGCTCCGCGATGGCCACCACTTCGTCCTCGTTCCACCCGCGG contains the following coding sequences:
- a CDS encoding transglycosylase domain-containing protein, whose protein sequence is MPKPFIPDTETRPLHRGRMSFARIAAIAFGSAFGAGFIGTSLVLVGLKLLPLPATAQAAPTQLTSEDGRPIALWSPAGQVRTTVPLRAFPHWLVEATLATEDANFYRDHAISVRSTLRAIAVNVRHGEIVQGGSTITQQLAKNLYLTQDRTFGRKVREALLALQLELHEPKNWILDRYLNVVYYGHGAYGAPAASQLYFGKPVQSLDLAESAMLAGLPKGPTLYSPLDHPERAKARQKAVLERMVATGYITKAQADAAMAEPLHIARHQPPTLSAPYFSEMAFNEAKRMARLTDNDLDAGYVRIHTTLDPLLQKAAERAIQSTLPPSSGIQAALVALDPETGAIRALVGGRDYRESPFNRALGKRQPGSTFKAFVYGAALEHGWTPAREVDSKLTTFIYGPSPADEYIVHDYGDIYAGRPLTLREAIARSDNVYAVQTELAIGTQNVVSFARRLGIDEDMKPYPSLALGVFPVTPVELAAAYATFANGGYKVTPHAVESVDTPYGRTVHPLDKTRVISPELAFQMTDLMQSVLAPGGTGYGALPYLHGPAAAKTGTTDTDAWMVGYTPRLVVAVWVGYDSGRPLTVQESHLAAPIWGKLMGTAQAHLPGDWYKPPSDLEAVRIDPLSGALATPRCGAVETDYFLPGTAPTATCPLHRAPVVPEPAPSRLWNWLKRLF
- a CDS encoding pyridoxal phosphate-dependent aminotransferase, with product MEERLSKRVRTIRPSATMSVDSKTKQLIAKGQPVINMSVGEPDFHTPVPAAFAGIRAITNGQTRYTEASGMLSLRKAIANKLQAENGLHYAPEQIVVSNGAKHTLYNIFITILDEGDEVILPAPYWTSYPEQIRVAGGKPVVIECGPETGFKLTPDKLAAAITPRTKAVLLNSPCNPTGSVYHEEELKAIGDVLRQHDIYVVLDEIYERLVYGVPHVSLVAVCPDLYDRALVVNGFSKAFAMTGWRLGYVAAPLDLAKAMSSFQSHSTGSPATMSQIAGETALAHFDPGVIDVFRRRRDALVAGLNSLDGVRCLMPEGAFYAFPDIRGVLGQRYEGQTIESSADYCELLLEHALVASVPGEAFGAPGYVRFSYAVADEDVVEAVNRMREFHAKLTR